Proteins encoded within one genomic window of Ottowia sp. SB7-C50:
- a CDS encoding DsrE family protein produces the protein MPRPSLRTQLCAIALMSVFCSATAWAQDKVVYHIDNTEAQATKGLRNIRNHLDVAPTTKIVVVTHADGVQFLLEGAKDKKNADIDYGALVSALKARGVRFEVCEITLRGNNLKKDQFTMDAEFVPSGVARVTQLQQREGFAYLKP, from the coding sequence ATGCCGCGCCCCAGCCTGCGAACCCAGTTGTGCGCCATCGCGCTGATGTCCGTCTTTTGCAGCGCCACCGCGTGGGCGCAGGACAAGGTGGTGTACCACATAGACAACACCGAGGCGCAGGCCACCAAGGGGCTGCGCAACATCCGCAACCACCTGGACGTGGCGCCCACCACCAAGATCGTCGTGGTCACGCACGCCGATGGCGTGCAATTCTTGCTGGAAGGCGCCAAGGACAAGAAGAACGCCGACATCGACTACGGCGCCCTGGTCAGCGCCCTGAAGGCGCGCGGCGTGCGCTTCGAGGTGTGCGAGATCACGCTGCGCGGCAACAACCTGAAGAAGGACCAGTTCACCATGGACGCCGAGTTCGTGCCCTCGGGCGTGGCGCGCGTCACGCAGCTACAGCAGCGCGAGGGGTTTGCCTATCTCAAACCTTGA
- the ppk2 gene encoding polyphosphate kinase 2, whose amino-acid sequence MKKPQWLEASEMMTQGARHPRERGAAAAQPEADDAQPSAKGKSSRAKDGRRAARAHDEATPSGHAAQPHGAFERAAIQERISARLEEMAEALRYAATHGAPGKRQATHMLREALNGVAPDDARLLRHALKSHHPTTAGGSDPDLELLPGVAPGSFPYRNRLSSQAYEAQKYHLQIELLKLARWVKDSGERVVILFEGRDAAGKGGTIKRFMEHLNPRGARVVALDKPSELEHGQWYFQRYVQHLPTAGEIVLFDRSWYNRAGVEHVLGFCTPEEYALFMHEAPVFERHLVDCGVHVIKFWFSVSREEQLRRFRRREKDPLKQWKLSPVDQASRDKWDDYTRAKEAMFEATDTCYAPWIVINSDCKKRARLNAMRYVLSVLPYADRDADNTGQVDPLILGRARSFYGRVTVPGTAKRAKPH is encoded by the coding sequence ATGAAAAAGCCACAATGGCTGGAGGCAAGCGAGATGATGACGCAAGGGGCGCGCCACCCGCGCGAGCGCGGCGCAGCGGCGGCGCAACCAGAAGCCGACGACGCGCAGCCCAGTGCCAAAGGCAAGTCTTCACGCGCCAAAGACGGGCGGCGTGCCGCACGGGCGCACGACGAAGCCACGCCGTCGGGTCACGCAGCGCAGCCGCATGGCGCGTTCGAACGCGCGGCCATTCAGGAGCGTATCTCGGCGCGGCTGGAAGAAATGGCCGAGGCCCTGCGCTACGCCGCCACGCATGGCGCGCCGGGCAAGCGTCAGGCCACCCACATGCTGCGCGAGGCGCTGAACGGCGTGGCGCCCGATGATGCGCGCCTGTTGCGGCACGCGCTCAAGAGCCACCACCCGACAACGGCCGGCGGCAGCGACCCGGACCTTGAACTGCTGCCCGGCGTGGCGCCCGGCAGCTTTCCGTACCGCAATCGCCTGTCGAGCCAGGCCTACGAAGCGCAGAAATACCACCTGCAGATCGAACTGCTGAAGCTGGCGCGCTGGGTCAAGGACAGCGGCGAACGCGTGGTGATCCTGTTCGAAGGGCGCGATGCCGCCGGCAAGGGCGGCACCATCAAGCGCTTCATGGAACACCTGAACCCGCGCGGCGCCCGCGTGGTCGCGCTCGACAAGCCGAGCGAGCTGGAACACGGCCAGTGGTACTTCCAGCGCTATGTGCAGCATCTGCCCACGGCGGGCGAGATCGTGCTGTTCGACCGCAGCTGGTACAACCGCGCCGGCGTCGAGCATGTGCTGGGCTTCTGCACGCCGGAGGAATACGCGCTGTTCATGCACGAGGCGCCGGTGTTCGAGCGCCACCTGGTGGACTGCGGCGTGCACGTCATCAAGTTCTGGTTCTCGGTCAGCCGCGAGGAGCAGCTGCGCCGCTTCCGGCGGCGCGAAAAAGACCCGCTGAAGCAATGGAAGCTGAGCCCGGTCGACCAGGCCTCGAGGGACAAGTGGGACGACTACACGCGCGCCAAGGAGGCGATGTTCGAGGCCACCGACACCTGTTACGCGCCCTGGATCGTCATCAACTCGGACTGCAAGAAGCGCGCGCGGCTGAACGCCATGCGCTACGTGCTGTCCGTGCTGCCGTACGCCGACCGCGATGCGGACAACACGGGCCAGGTCGATCCGCTCATTCTGGGCCGGGCGCGCAGCTTCTACGGCCGCGTCACGGTGCCGGGCACGGCCAAGCGCGCCAAGCCGCACTGA
- a CDS encoding recombinase translates to MATPQLDLIGLLRAIDPQAPLAERHLWLIRLLDWVRGDTGNPDVAVARVRMLIDAAEVRPDFLKLWHLWWEEFLTSVDATPLLADLGFSSQGSLASELARRLRRRLLPVSPETTDLSELFELLFPTDFDARWLRALDARTLRRLRVILFHAETATPSRVPDYVLRTLMDALAYATSQISAAGQSADVRLRMSDEAKAARPFAELPIVFETLRRAVLQDGRLSAPAQIAAVQLREQLDACRAAASSVYSHLEEHGISVNIEFQLRQLRQRILRVKALLLCLETDAPAQATAQLLSHLVKVSQDSASMRALWSSSTELLAAKVTERNAETGQHYITRNAAEYGAMLARAAGGGALLAGTTWAKLAIGALGLSSFWGGWWAGVNYALSFVLIMLLHWTVATKQPAMTAPAMAARLKDMATPGAVERFVDEVVYLLRSQFAAILGNVGLVMPVVVLLSMGLHRLGWAQRIMDPFHAQYILAQHNVLGPTALFAAATGVLLFASSLIAGWVENWFVFNRLDSAVAHHPRATAALGRERAARWAAYWRQNISSWTANISLGLMLGLVPPVLRFFGIPFDVRHVTLVAGQIAAAVHELGAGALHQPALAWAAGGIVITGLMNLAFSFTLAFRLALTAQNVPALDRRRLYAALGQRALRRPLSFLLPLRLHGAGSPDPAP, encoded by the coding sequence ATGGCCACGCCCCAGCTGGACCTGATCGGCCTGCTGCGCGCGATCGATCCGCAGGCGCCGCTGGCCGAGCGGCACCTGTGGCTGATCCGCCTGCTGGACTGGGTGCGCGGCGACACCGGCAACCCCGACGTGGCCGTGGCGCGCGTGCGCATGCTGATCGACGCGGCCGAGGTGCGACCCGACTTCCTGAAGCTGTGGCATTTGTGGTGGGAAGAATTCCTGACCTCGGTGGACGCCACGCCGCTGCTGGCCGACCTGGGTTTTTCGTCGCAGGGTTCGCTGGCGAGCGAGCTGGCGCGCCGCTTGCGCCGCCGGCTGCTGCCGGTGTCGCCCGAGACGACCGACCTGAGCGAGCTGTTCGAGCTGCTGTTTCCGACCGACTTCGACGCCCGCTGGCTGCGCGCGCTGGACGCGCGCACGCTGCGGCGCCTGCGGGTGATCCTGTTCCACGCCGAAACGGCCACACCCTCGCGCGTGCCCGACTACGTGCTGCGCACGCTGATGGACGCGCTGGCCTACGCCACCAGCCAGATCAGCGCCGCCGGCCAGTCGGCCGACGTGCGGCTGCGCATGTCCGACGAAGCCAAGGCGGCGCGCCCGTTTGCCGAGTTGCCGATCGTCTTCGAGACGCTGCGCCGCGCCGTGCTGCAGGACGGGCGCCTGAGCGCGCCGGCGCAGATCGCCGCGGTGCAGCTGCGCGAGCAGCTGGACGCCTGCCGCGCCGCGGCGTCCAGCGTGTATTCGCACCTGGAAGAGCATGGCATCTCGGTCAACATCGAATTCCAGCTGCGCCAGTTGCGCCAGCGCATCCTGCGCGTGAAGGCGCTGCTGCTGTGCCTGGAGACCGACGCGCCCGCGCAGGCCACGGCGCAGCTGCTGTCGCACCTGGTCAAGGTCAGCCAGGACAGTGCCAGCATGCGCGCGCTGTGGTCGTCCAGCACCGAGCTGCTGGCGGCCAAGGTGACCGAGCGCAACGCCGAAACCGGCCAGCACTACATCACCCGCAACGCGGCCGAATACGGCGCCATGCTGGCGCGCGCGGCGGGCGGAGGGGCACTGCTGGCGGGCACCACGTGGGCCAAGCTGGCCATCGGCGCGCTGGGGCTGTCGTCGTTCTGGGGTGGCTGGTGGGCGGGCGTGAACTACGCGCTGTCGTTCGTGCTGATCATGCTGCTGCACTGGACGGTGGCCACCAAGCAGCCCGCCATGACGGCACCGGCCATGGCCGCGCGGCTGAAGGACATGGCCACGCCGGGCGCGGTGGAGCGCTTCGTCGACGAGGTGGTGTACCTGCTGCGCTCGCAGTTCGCCGCCATCCTGGGCAACGTGGGCCTGGTGATGCCGGTGGTGGTGCTGTTGTCGATGGGGCTGCACCGGCTGGGCTGGGCGCAGCGCATCATGGACCCGTTCCACGCGCAGTACATCCTGGCGCAGCACAACGTGCTGGGGCCCACGGCGCTGTTCGCCGCCGCCACCGGCGTGCTGCTGTTCGCGTCCAGCCTGATCGCCGGATGGGTCGAGAACTGGTTCGTCTTCAACCGGCTGGATTCGGCGGTGGCGCACCACCCGCGCGCCACCGCCGCGCTGGGCCGCGAACGCGCCGCGCGCTGGGCCGCGTACTGGCGGCAGAACATCTCCAGCTGGACGGCCAACATCTCGCTTGGGCTGATGCTGGGGCTGGTGCCGCCGGTGCTGCGCTTCTTCGGCATCCCGTTCGACGTGCGCCACGTCACGCTGGTGGCGGGCCAGATCGCCGCTGCCGTGCACGAGCTGGGCGCCGGCGCGCTGCACCAGCCGGCGCTGGCCTGGGCGGCGGGCGGCATCGTCATCACCGGGCTGATGAACCTGGCGTTCAGCTTCACGCTGGCCTTCCGGCTGGCACTGACGGCGCAGAACGTGCCGGCGCTGGACCGCCGCCGCCTGTACGCCGCGCTGGGCCAGCGCGCGCTGCGCCGGCCGCTCAGCTTCCTGCTGCCGCTGCGCCTGCACGGCGCGGGCTCGCCCGACCCGGCGCCCTAG
- the apaG gene encoding Co2+/Mg2+ efflux protein ApaG — MPKYQFSVDVEPQYLPDQSDPAGGKYGFAYTITVHNTGEVPAQLISRHWLITDARGHVEEVKGLGVVGQQPLLKPGEAFQYTSGARLRTPTGTMHGTYFCVAEDGERFEAPIPMFVLDASGTGGGGARVLH; from the coding sequence ATGCCGAAGTACCAATTCAGCGTCGACGTCGAGCCCCAGTACCTGCCCGATCAATCCGATCCGGCGGGCGGGAAGTACGGCTTTGCCTACACCATCACCGTGCACAACACGGGTGAGGTGCCGGCGCAGCTGATTTCGCGGCACTGGCTGATCACCGACGCGCGCGGCCACGTCGAAGAAGTCAAGGGCCTGGGCGTGGTGGGCCAGCAGCCGCTGCTCAAGCCGGGCGAGGCCTTCCAGTACACCAGCGGCGCGCGCCTGCGCACGCCCACAGGCACCATGCACGGCACGTATTTCTGCGTGGCCGAGGACGGCGAGCGCTTCGAGGCCCCGATCCCCATGTTCGTGCTGGACGCCAGCGGCACGGGTGGCGGCGGCGCGCGGGTGCTGCACTGA
- the rpe gene encoding ribulose-phosphate 3-epimerase — MSQRTYRIAPSILSADFARLGDEVKHVIAAGADWIHFDVMDNHYVPNLTFGPMICQAIKPHAVRADGTPVPMDVHMMVQPVDALAQAFAQAGADCISFHPDATPHPHRSVQAIRAAGARPGLVFNPAAPLDVLDWLIDDIDLILIMSVNPGFGGQSFIDSALRKVEAARRRIDASGKDIRLEVDGGIKAGNIRQVADAGADTFVAGSAIFGQPDYARVIGAMREELQK, encoded by the coding sequence ATGAGCCAACGCACCTACCGCATCGCCCCGTCCATTCTCTCGGCCGACTTCGCGCGGCTGGGCGACGAAGTGAAGCACGTCATCGCCGCCGGCGCCGACTGGATTCACTTCGACGTGATGGACAACCATTACGTGCCCAACCTCACCTTCGGTCCCATGATCTGCCAGGCCATCAAGCCGCACGCCGTGCGCGCCGACGGCACGCCGGTGCCGATGGACGTGCACATGATGGTGCAGCCGGTGGACGCGCTGGCGCAGGCGTTTGCGCAGGCGGGGGCCGACTGCATCAGCTTTCACCCCGACGCCACGCCGCACCCGCACCGCAGCGTGCAGGCCATCCGTGCGGCGGGCGCGCGGCCGGGGCTGGTGTTCAACCCCGCCGCGCCGCTGGATGTGCTGGACTGGCTGATCGACGACATCGACCTGATCCTGATCATGAGCGTCAACCCGGGCTTTGGCGGCCAGTCCTTTATTGATAGCGCCTTGCGCAAGGTGGAGGCGGCGCGGCGGCGCATTGACGCGTCGGGCAAGGACATCCGCCTGGAGGTGGACGGTGGCATCAAGGCGGGCAACATCCGCCAGGTGGCCGATGCCGGCGCCGACACCTTCGTGGCCGGCAGTGCCATCTTCGGCCAGCCGGACTATGCGCGGGTGATCGGCGCCATGCGCGAAGAGCTACAAAAGTAA